The Lysinibacillus pakistanensis genome includes a window with the following:
- the rpoE gene encoding DNA-directed RNA polymerase subunit delta produces MNFREMTKEQLAEESLINLAYVILNEKRASVSFNDLLTIIQELVGYSNEEIKARLLQFYTDMNVDGRFLYNQETGWGLREWFKVEQIEEETAPSVKTHKKKSKAALDEDDLDEDLDLDEEDIDFDEDYEEFVEEDEVEEEDKADIDFDDEELEDIDEEIDEDFIEEDDDEEFDEEEEEI; encoded by the coding sequence TTGAATTTTCGTGAAATGACAAAGGAACAATTAGCGGAAGAATCGTTAATTAACTTAGCTTATGTAATTTTAAATGAAAAACGTGCCTCAGTGTCTTTTAATGACTTACTAACAATCATTCAGGAGCTTGTAGGCTATAGTAATGAAGAAATCAAAGCACGCCTACTACAATTTTACACAGATATGAATGTAGATGGTCGCTTCTTATACAATCAAGAGACAGGTTGGGGTTTACGCGAATGGTTTAAAGTTGAGCAAATTGAGGAAGAGACAGCTCCTTCTGTGAAAACGCATAAGAAAAAATCTAAAGCTGCCCTTGACGAGGATGATTTGGATGAGGATCTGGATCTAGATGAAGAAGATATTGACTTTGATGAAGATTATGAAGAATTTGTTGAAGAAGACGAAGTTGAGGAAGAAGATAAAGCAGACATTGATTTTGACGATGAGGAACTAGAGGACATTGATGAAGAAATCGATGAAGACTTTATCGAAGAAGATGACGATGAGGAATTCGACGAAGAAGAGGAAGAAATTTAA
- a CDS encoding CTP synthase codes for MTKYIFVTGGVVSSLGKGIVAASLGRLLKNRGLEVTIQKFDPYINIDPGTMSPYQHGEVFVTDDGAEADLDLGHYERFIDINLGKHSTVTSGRVYQSVLQKERRGDYNGGTVQVIPHITNEIKDRIQRAGRETNADVVITEVGGTVGDIESLPFLEAIRQMKTNLGHNNVMYVHCTLIPYIKAAGELKTKPTQHSVKELRSLGIQPNIIVVRTEQEVPQDMKEKLALFCDVQPHEIIESRDAEHLYEVPLNLHAQDIDDIVLDHFGIEAPEADMEEWRELVAKVKSLPNKRKVALVGKYVELQDAYISVVEALKHAGYAFNSDIEIDWINAEHVDTDNVASLLNGADAILVPGGFGDRGVEGKILATQYARENNVPFLGICLGMQLATVEFARNVLGLKGAHSTELDAKTDYPIIDFLPDQNDNVDIGGTLRLGLYPCKLKDGSKSKNAYGKELVYERHRHRYEFNNEYREAMEAAGLVFSGTSPDGKLVEIIELPDNNFFVACQFHPEFVSRPNRPQPLFRDFIGATFK; via the coding sequence ATGACAAAGTATATTTTTGTAACAGGCGGGGTTGTGTCATCGCTTGGAAAAGGGATTGTAGCGGCATCTTTAGGTCGTTTATTAAAAAATCGTGGGTTAGAAGTAACCATTCAAAAATTTGATCCTTATATCAATATTGACCCTGGTACAATGAGTCCTTATCAACACGGTGAGGTTTTCGTAACAGATGATGGCGCAGAGGCTGACCTTGACTTAGGTCACTATGAACGATTCATTGATATTAACCTTGGCAAACATTCTACTGTAACGTCAGGTCGTGTTTACCAGTCTGTTTTACAAAAAGAACGCCGCGGAGATTACAATGGTGGTACAGTACAAGTAATTCCTCATATAACAAATGAAATCAAAGATCGTATTCAACGAGCTGGTCGCGAAACTAACGCAGACGTAGTTATTACAGAAGTAGGCGGAACAGTAGGGGATATTGAATCATTACCATTCCTTGAAGCAATTCGCCAAATGAAAACGAACTTAGGCCATAACAACGTAATGTACGTTCATTGTACGCTTATTCCTTACATTAAAGCTGCAGGTGAGCTTAAAACAAAGCCAACTCAGCACTCTGTAAAAGAATTACGTTCTTTAGGTATTCAACCAAATATTATCGTTGTCCGCACAGAGCAAGAAGTGCCACAAGATATGAAAGAAAAACTAGCTTTATTCTGTGATGTACAGCCACACGAAATTATTGAATCTCGTGATGCAGAGCATTTATATGAAGTACCATTAAACCTACATGCACAAGATATTGATGATATCGTACTTGACCATTTTGGCATTGAAGCACCAGAAGCGGATATGGAAGAATGGCGCGAGCTTGTAGCAAAAGTGAAGAGCTTACCAAATAAACGAAAAGTAGCATTAGTAGGTAAATATGTAGAACTACAAGATGCTTACATTTCTGTTGTAGAAGCATTAAAACATGCAGGCTATGCATTTAATTCAGATATTGAAATTGACTGGATTAATGCTGAGCATGTTGATACTGACAATGTTGCTTCACTTTTAAACGGCGCGGACGCTATTTTAGTGCCTGGTGGCTTTGGTGATCGTGGAGTAGAAGGTAAAATTTTAGCGACACAATATGCTCGTGAAAATAATGTTCCGTTCTTAGGTATTTGCTTAGGTATGCAACTGGCAACAGTGGAATTTGCTCGTAACGTACTTGGCTTAAAGGGTGCACATTCTACAGAGCTTGATGCAAAAACAGATTACCCTATTATTGATTTCTTACCAGATCAAAATGATAATGTTGATATTGGTGGTACATTGCGTTTAGGCTTATATCCATGTAAGTTAAAAGATGGCTCAAAATCAAAGAATGCATATGGGAAAGAACTTGTTTATGAACGTCACCGTCATCGCTATGAATTTAACAATGAGTATCGTGAAGCTATGGAAGCGGCAGGTCTTGTCTTCTCAGGTACAAGTCCTGATGGTAAGTTAGTGGAAATAATTGAATTACCGGATAATAATTTCTTCGTAGCTTGTCAATTCCATCCTGAATTTGTTTCACGTCCAAATCGTCCACAACCATTGTTCCGAGATTTTATCGGTGCAACATTTAAATAA
- a CDS encoding DUF2529 family protein, translated as MSKILTTQLSGLLQRIIQSEEDSIEETARLLAQAGIGEGNVYFACFGEMQVVELNACHAVERFTKLAPWTKETVLTEADRVCIFTRSAEDKEAIALAQQLNDQFIPFAAVACEVADSQNSLAELAYTYISTRVRGGLLPNDLGERIVIPHAIAALFIYEAVKMAYDEMLGMNDEEL; from the coding sequence ATGTCAAAAATACTAACAACACAACTAAGTGGATTATTACAAAGAATAATTCAAAGTGAAGAGGATTCTATTGAAGAAACAGCGCGTTTACTAGCACAAGCAGGGATTGGAGAAGGTAATGTCTATTTCGCATGCTTTGGTGAAATGCAAGTAGTTGAACTAAATGCATGCCACGCTGTAGAACGTTTTACTAAGCTAGCACCTTGGACAAAGGAAACTGTGCTTACAGAGGCTGATCGAGTATGCATTTTTACCCGTAGTGCAGAAGATAAAGAAGCCATTGCTTTAGCACAGCAACTCAATGATCAATTTATTCCATTCGCAGCTGTTGCTTGTGAAGTAGCAGATTCTCAAAATTCACTGGCGGAATTAGCCTATACGTATATTTCAACACGCGTACGAGGTGGTTTATTACCAAATGATTTAGGTGAGCGTATCGTAATTCCACATGCTATTGCTGCCCTTTTTATTTATGAAGCTGTAAAAATGGCTTATGATGAAATGCTTGGTATGAATGACGAAGAATTGTAA
- a CDS encoding response regulator → MKRLLIVDDQQGIRLLLNEVLKKEGYVTYLAANGMEALKYAEEEMDCVLLDMKIPGMDGIEILKCLKEKWPHLPVFMMTAYGELDVVQEALDLGAIRYFTKPFDIFEVRDEVNKILKS, encoded by the coding sequence GTGAAACGATTACTAATTGTCGATGATCAACAAGGAATTCGTTTGCTTTTGAATGAAGTATTAAAAAAGGAAGGCTATGTTACATATTTGGCTGCTAACGGCATGGAGGCACTAAAATATGCTGAAGAGGAAATGGATTGTGTCCTATTAGATATGAAAATACCAGGGATGGACGGCATAGAAATTTTAAAGTGCTTAAAAGAGAAATGGCCACATCTTCCTGTATTTATGATGACTGCCTATGGTGAACTGGACGTCGTTCAAGAAGCATTAGATTTAGGGGCTATTCGATATTTCACAAAACCTTTTGATATTTTTGAAGTGCGCGATGAGGTAAATAAAATATTAAAATCTTAG
- a CDS encoding class II fructose-bisphosphate aldolase has translation MALVSMKEMLIKAKAEGYAVGQFNINNLEWTQAILQAAEEEKSPVILGVSEGAGKYMGGFISVVHMVKGLMESYGTTVPVAIHLDHGSSFEKCKEAIDAGFTSVMIDASHHPFEENIEITSKVVEYAHSKGVSVEAELGTVGGDEDGVIGGIMYADPEECRKMVELTDIDCLAPALGSVHGPYKGEPNLGFKEMEEISKLADLPLVLHGGTGIPTKDIQRSISLGTAKINVNTENQIAATKVIREILDNDKVVYDPRKFLGPAREAIKATVIGKIREFGSAKKA, from the coding sequence ATGGCATTAGTATCTATGAAAGAGATGTTAATTAAAGCAAAAGCAGAAGGTTATGCGGTTGGTCAATTCAACATCAACAACCTTGAGTGGACTCAAGCAATTTTACAAGCAGCGGAAGAAGAAAAATCTCCAGTTATTCTTGGCGTTTCTGAAGGCGCAGGTAAATATATGGGTGGATTTATCTCAGTTGTTCACATGGTAAAGGGATTAATGGAATCTTATGGTACAACAGTTCCTGTAGCAATTCACCTAGACCATGGTTCAAGCTTTGAAAAGTGTAAGGAAGCTATTGATGCTGGCTTTACTTCTGTTATGATCGATGCTTCTCATCATCCATTTGAAGAAAATATTGAGATTACTTCAAAAGTGGTTGAATATGCACATTCAAAAGGAGTTTCTGTTGAAGCAGAGCTTGGAACAGTTGGTGGTGATGAGGATGGTGTCATCGGTGGTATCATGTATGCTGATCCAGAGGAATGCCGCAAAATGGTTGAATTAACTGATATCGATTGTCTAGCACCAGCACTTGGCTCTGTGCATGGTCCTTACAAAGGTGAACCCAACTTAGGCTTTAAGGAAATGGAAGAAATCTCAAAATTAGCTGACCTTCCATTAGTTTTACATGGAGGTACAGGTATCCCTACAAAAGATATTCAACGCTCCATTTCATTAGGTACAGCAAAAATTAACGTCAATACTGAAAATCAAATTGCTGCAACAAAAGTAATCCGTGAAATTCTTGATAACGATAAAGTTGTTTATGACCCTCGTAAATTCCTTGGGCCAGCTCGTGAAGCGATTAAAGCAACGGTTATTGGAAAAATCCGTGAATTTGGCAGTGCAAAAAAAGCATAA
- the fsa gene encoding fructose-6-phosphate aldolase: MKFFIDTANFEEIKEAHAWGILSGVTTNPSLVAKEENVSFHDRLREIAELVDGSVSGEVIALDAEGMIKEGLELAAIAPNITVKLPMTPAGLEACRYFADKGIKTNVTLIFSANQALMAARAGATYVSPFIGRLDDIGQNGVELIETIADIFTIHNIETQIIAASVRHPQHVTAAALAGAHISTTPYKVLKQLFNHPLTEKGIEGFLADWNKRKGE, encoded by the coding sequence ATGAAGTTTTTCATTGATACAGCAAACTTTGAAGAGATTAAAGAAGCACATGCATGGGGGATTTTATCTGGTGTTACAACAAATCCGTCATTAGTAGCTAAAGAAGAGAATGTTTCTTTCCATGATCGTCTTCGTGAAATTGCAGAGCTTGTAGATGGCTCGGTAAGTGGGGAAGTCATTGCACTAGATGCAGAAGGTATGATCAAAGAAGGATTAGAATTGGCTGCTATTGCTCCAAACATAACAGTTAAACTACCAATGACGCCCGCTGGATTAGAAGCATGTCGCTATTTTGCTGATAAAGGTATTAAAACGAACGTAACATTAATTTTTAGTGCAAATCAAGCATTAATGGCTGCTCGTGCAGGTGCTACATATGTATCACCATTCATCGGTCGCCTTGATGATATTGGACAAAATGGTGTAGAACTAATTGAAACAATTGCAGATATATTCACTATTCACAATATCGAAACACAAATTATTGCTGCATCTGTTCGTCATCCTCAGCATGTAACAGCAGCAGCACTTGCAGGTGCACATATTTCCACCACTCCTTATAAAGTATTAAAGCAACTTTTTAACCATCCATTAACGGAAAAAGGAATTGAAGGATTTTTAGCGGATTGGAATAAGAGAAAAGGCGAATAA
- a CDS encoding UDP-N-acetylglucosamine 1-carboxyvinyltransferase, translating into MDVYKITGENRLKGTIKVSGAKNSAVALIPASILANSPVTIGGIPEISDAWTLKALLEEIGGEVTFEDGKMTIDPTDMIALPLPNGNVKKLRASYYLMGAMLGRFKKAVIGLPGGCFLGPRPIDQHIKGFEALGARITNEHGAIYLRAEELIGAKIYLDVASVGATINIMLAAVLAKGRTVIENAAKEPEIIDVATLLTNMGANIKGAGTSVIRIDGVEELHGTEHTIIPDRIEAATFMIMAAAVGEGITIDNVIPLHLEAIIAKLREMGIKIDIGEESIFVPKTDLNTLQAVDVKTLVYPGFPTDIQQPLAVLMSQAFGSSKVTDTIYTARFKHIDELRRMNANARVEGNTAIITGPSKLHGSTVTATDLRAGAALVLAGLLAEGETEIQEIYHIERGYSSLIEKLRDLGADIRRETNVARVAEAKE; encoded by the coding sequence ATGGATGTTTATAAAATTACAGGCGAAAATCGTCTAAAAGGTACAATTAAAGTTAGTGGTGCAAAAAATAGTGCAGTCGCCTTAATTCCAGCATCAATTTTGGCGAACTCTCCAGTGACAATTGGAGGGATACCAGAAATTTCAGATGCATGGACATTAAAGGCTTTATTAGAGGAAATTGGTGGGGAAGTTACATTTGAGGATGGTAAAATGACCATTGATCCAACTGATATGATCGCCCTTCCATTACCAAATGGCAATGTGAAAAAGCTTCGTGCTTCTTATTATTTAATGGGAGCGATGCTTGGACGCTTTAAAAAAGCTGTTATTGGGTTACCTGGTGGTTGCTTCTTAGGACCCCGCCCTATAGACCAACATATAAAAGGTTTTGAGGCATTAGGAGCAAGGATTACAAATGAGCATGGAGCTATTTATTTACGTGCAGAAGAATTAATTGGCGCAAAAATTTATCTAGATGTTGCAAGTGTTGGTGCTACGATAAATATTATGCTGGCCGCTGTCCTTGCAAAAGGGCGTACAGTTATTGAAAATGCAGCAAAAGAACCTGAAATTATTGATGTGGCGACACTGCTAACGAATATGGGTGCTAATATTAAAGGTGCAGGTACAAGTGTTATTCGGATTGATGGTGTTGAGGAGCTTCATGGTACGGAACATACAATTATTCCAGATCGAATTGAAGCAGCTACTTTTATGATTATGGCCGCAGCTGTCGGTGAGGGCATTACTATTGATAATGTAATTCCATTGCATTTAGAGGCAATCATTGCCAAGCTGCGTGAAATGGGTATCAAGATTGATATTGGAGAGGAAAGTATTTTTGTCCCTAAAACTGACCTCAATACGTTACAAGCTGTTGATGTAAAAACATTAGTGTATCCTGGATTCCCAACAGATATTCAGCAGCCACTTGCTGTTTTAATGTCTCAGGCGTTCGGCTCTTCAAAGGTGACAGATACAATCTATACAGCTCGATTTAAGCATATCGATGAACTTCGACGTATGAATGCCAATGCCCGTGTAGAGGGAAATACAGCTATTATTACAGGTCCTAGTAAATTACATGGCTCAACTGTAACTGCCACAGATCTTCGAGCAGGTGCTGCGCTCGTATTAGCGGGTCTTTTAGCTGAAGGTGAAACGGAAATTCAAGAGATCTATCATATTGAACGTGGTTATAGCTCACTTATTGAAAAATTACGTGATTTAGGCGCTGATATTCGACGTGAAACAAATGTAGCACGCGTAGCAGAAGCAAAGGAATAA
- the glpX gene encoding class II fructose-bisphosphatase: MERSLSMEVVRVTEAAAIASGKWMGRGLKIEADDAATTAMRAMFDTIPMHATVVIGEGEMDEAPMLYIGEELGLRNGGPQVDIAVDPLEGTNIVAKGTNGAMTVLAIADKGNLLNAPDMYMEKIAVGPEAAGKVDINASVTYNLLQVAKAKNKDISDVVATLLDRPRHQAIVDEIREAGARIKFIQDGDVGAAINTAFDETGIDIMFGTGGAPEGVIAAVALKCLGGDFQAKLVPEDEEQLERCKKMGVDVEKVLYLDDLVKGDDAIFAATAVTDCELLKGVQYKGAYALTHSVVMRAKSGTVRFVEGRHALDKKPSYK, from the coding sequence ATGGAACGTAGTTTATCGATGGAAGTAGTACGAGTAACAGAGGCAGCAGCAATAGCATCTGGTAAATGGATGGGTCGCGGTTTGAAAATTGAGGCAGATGATGCAGCAACAACTGCGATGCGCGCCATGTTCGATACAATTCCAATGCATGCTACAGTAGTAATAGGTGAAGGCGAAATGGACGAAGCACCAATGCTTTATATTGGTGAGGAACTTGGCTTACGTAATGGAGGTCCTCAAGTAGATATTGCGGTTGACCCATTAGAAGGGACAAATATTGTGGCAAAAGGTACAAATGGTGCTATGACAGTACTGGCGATTGCTGATAAAGGTAATTTGTTAAATGCACCTGATATGTATATGGAGAAAATTGCTGTAGGACCAGAAGCAGCGGGTAAAGTCGATATTAACGCTTCTGTTACTTATAATTTATTACAAGTAGCTAAAGCTAAAAATAAAGATATTTCAGATGTGGTAGCTACACTTTTAGATCGACCACGCCACCAAGCAATAGTAGATGAGATTAGAGAAGCTGGTGCACGTATTAAATTTATTCAAGATGGTGATGTTGGCGCTGCAATTAATACTGCTTTTGATGAAACTGGCATTGATATTATGTTTGGTACAGGCGGTGCCCCTGAGGGTGTTATTGCGGCTGTAGCATTAAAATGTCTAGGCGGAGACTTCCAAGCGAAGCTAGTACCAGAGGACGAAGAACAGTTAGAGCGTTGCAAAAAAATGGGTGTTGACGTAGAAAAAGTGCTATACTTAGATGACCTAGTTAAAGGCGATGATGCTATTTTTGCAGCAACAGCAGTAACAGATTGTGAGCTGTTAAAGGGTGTTCAATATAAAGGTGCCTACGCTTTAACGCATTCAGTTGTTATGCGAGCTAAATCGGGAACTGTGCGTTTTGTAGAAGGTCGTCACGCACTTGATAAAAAACCTAGCTATAAATAA